Proteins from a genomic interval of Bradyrhizobium sp. CCBAU 53340:
- a CDS encoding NAD-dependent malic enzyme, protein MTLLRDPLLNKGTAFTEAERAALGLRGLLPPCVLTIEAQVERVLINLRSLPTDLEKYVALNALHDRNEALFFRVVVDNIDEIQPIIYTPTVGLACQKYGLIFQRPRGMFISSRDRGQIAEILKNWPYPAKLIVVTDGERILGLGDLGANGMGIPVGKLSLYSACAGVHPEHCLPIVLDVGTNNEELLSDPYYLGLRERRLKGEAYDSFVDEFMTAARKTFPGVLIQFEDFANHSAFKLLHKYRDETCVFNDDIQGTAAVALAGLFSALKVNGGKLRDQRILFLGAGEAATGIADLVVSAMMAEGATEAEALRRNWLVDSRGLVVSGRDGLHGHKLRYAHTDQAPIADFLTAIKTLKPTAIIGVAAVGGAFTPDVLKTMAELNEQPIVFALSNPTSKAECSAEDAYRYTDGRALFACGSPYDPVKLNGRTFVPRQGNNSYIFPGVGLGVIASRSRLVTDEMFMAAAHTLADCVGKEDLAQGSLYPALPRIREVSARIAAAVADVAFQRGLADGPAPNDAKALVQSQMYEPKY, encoded by the coding sequence ATGACGCTGCTGCGCGATCCCCTGCTCAACAAGGGCACGGCCTTCACGGAAGCCGAACGCGCCGCTCTCGGACTGCGCGGCCTGTTGCCGCCTTGCGTGCTGACGATCGAGGCGCAGGTCGAGCGCGTGCTGATCAACCTGCGCTCGCTGCCGACGGACCTGGAAAAATATGTCGCGCTGAATGCGCTGCATGACCGCAACGAGGCGCTGTTCTTCCGCGTCGTGGTCGACAATATCGACGAGATCCAGCCGATCATCTACACGCCGACGGTCGGGCTTGCCTGCCAGAAATACGGCCTGATCTTCCAGCGGCCGCGCGGCATGTTCATCTCCTCGCGCGATCGCGGCCAGATCGCCGAGATCCTGAAGAACTGGCCCTATCCCGCCAAGCTGATCGTCGTCACCGACGGCGAGCGCATTTTGGGACTTGGCGATCTCGGCGCCAACGGCATGGGCATCCCCGTGGGCAAGCTGTCGCTTTATTCGGCCTGCGCCGGCGTGCATCCCGAGCATTGCCTGCCCATCGTGCTCGACGTCGGCACCAACAACGAGGAGCTGCTGAGCGATCCCTATTATCTCGGCCTGCGCGAGCGGCGGCTTAAGGGCGAAGCCTATGACAGCTTCGTCGACGAGTTCATGACGGCCGCGCGAAAGACCTTTCCCGGCGTGCTGATCCAGTTCGAGGACTTCGCCAATCATTCGGCGTTCAAGCTGCTGCACAAATACCGCGATGAAACCTGCGTCTTCAACGACGACATCCAGGGCACCGCAGCGGTGGCGCTCGCCGGCCTGTTCTCGGCGCTCAAGGTGAACGGCGGCAAGCTGCGGGACCAGCGCATCCTGTTCCTCGGCGCAGGCGAGGCCGCAACCGGCATCGCCGATCTCGTCGTTTCCGCCATGATGGCGGAGGGTGCAACGGAAGCCGAGGCGCTCCGACGCAACTGGCTGGTGGATTCCCGCGGCCTCGTCGTCAGTGGCCGCGACGGCCTTCACGGCCACAAGCTCCGCTACGCGCATACGGATCAAGCGCCGATCGCCGATTTCCTCACCGCGATCAAGACGCTGAAGCCGACGGCGATCATCGGCGTCGCCGCGGTCGGCGGCGCCTTCACCCCTGATGTGCTCAAGACGATGGCCGAGCTCAACGAGCAGCCGATCGTGTTCGCGCTGTCCAACCCGACCTCGAAGGCCGAGTGCTCGGCGGAGGACGCCTATCGCTACACCGACGGCCGCGCGCTGTTCGCCTGCGGCAGCCCCTATGATCCGGTCAAGCTCAATGGCCGCACCTTCGTGCCGCGCCAGGGCAACAACTCCTACATCTTCCCCGGCGTCGGCCTCGGCGTCATCGCCAGCCGCTCGCGGCTCGTGACCGACGAGATGTTCATGGCCGCCGCCCACACGCTCGCCGATTGCGTCGGCAAGGAGGATCTCGCCCAGGGCAGCCTCTATCCGGCACTGCCCCGCATCCGCGAGGTCTCGGCCCGCATCGCGGCGGCGGTCGCCGACGTCGCCTTCCAGCGCGGCCTCGCCGACGGACCCGCGCCCAACGACGCGAAGGCCCTGGTCCAGTCGCAGATGTACGAGCCGAAATACTAG
- a CDS encoding septal ring lytic transglycosylase RlpA family protein, whose protein sequence is MSRIARAETTPTSPAASSRLLLAIIGAASLAACAQSPVGRQRADLAPTTKQVAIERPHRVAALHPRPIHRPRPYVDTASAKPTGSQGLASFYSDTETASGEKFDKNELTAAHPTLPFGTKLRVTDVSSGRFVTVRVNDRGPFVRGRVVDISPSAAEALGMVDKGLANVRLDVVQ, encoded by the coding sequence ATGTCTCGCATTGCACGTGCCGAAACGACCCCGACTTCGCCGGCAGCCTCGTCACGGTTGCTGCTTGCCATCATCGGCGCCGCATCGCTTGCTGCCTGCGCGCAATCACCGGTTGGACGTCAGAGGGCCGATCTCGCTCCGACCACAAAGCAGGTTGCGATCGAGCGGCCGCACCGCGTGGCGGCGCTGCATCCGCGTCCGATCCACAGGCCACGTCCCTACGTCGACACAGCGAGCGCCAAACCGACGGGGTCGCAGGGCCTCGCCAGCTTCTATTCGGATACGGAGACCGCGAGCGGCGAGAAGTTCGACAAGAACGAGCTGACCGCGGCGCATCCGACGCTGCCCTTCGGCACCAAGCTGCGTGTCACCGATGTCTCCTCCGGTCGCTTCGTCACCGTCCGGGTCAATGATCGCGGGCCCTTCGTTCGCGGCCGCGTGGTCGACATCTCGCCGTCCGCGGCCGAGGCGCTCGGCATGGTCGACAAGGGCCTCGCCAATGTCCGGCTCGACGTCGTGCAATAG
- a CDS encoding alpha/beta hydrolase fold domain-containing protein, whose amino-acid sequence MPEAMVATRESRAGGTPQQVDVAVVGAGFAGLYLLHRLRKAGLSAVALEEAGDVGGTWYWNRYPGARCDIQTIDYSYTFDPELEDSWTWSEKYATQPEILRYLGFVADRYDLRRDIRFKTKVTEARWDEAAERWLITTDNGAPVSCRHYIMATGCLSAPKPPEIEGVKDFGGEIYFTGRWPHSGVNLAGKRVAVIGTGSSGIQSIPLIAEQAAHLTVFQRTPNFALPAHNGPAPDDRMNLLREDRAAYRQQARQSMAGVPYPQQTAVSWQLSDAERRERFERAWAAGDLVHILTQLWADQAVDVDGNKIVQDLIREKIRATVRDPETAAALMPDDHPFGAKRPCLDTNYYATYNRPNVTLVNLRQEPIKAITASGITTSRRDVDVDVIVFATGFDAMTGAIRAVHPITGRGGKSLSDVWAHGPQSYLGLTVEGFPNFFMITGPGSPSVLSNMAVSIEQHVDWVVDRLAALRDAGFTTIEPTETAQAGWNRHMADCAMLTLHRLANTWYTGANVPGKVQALMPYTGGVGPYRSICDDVVSRGMLGFKLTGPNVAAQCNDGEVVRLQPDVRLVLNLLASLNLPPIESMGAAGARAFVNEFNKSRPAGRPIGEIVDGTLPGADGPLPYRVYKPATPGPHPVVVYFHGGGWVLGDEQSDEPFCRDMVRRTGMMFVSVGYRHAPEHRFPAAAEDGYAATRWISEHLAELGGMQGPVLVAGWSAGGNIAAVTCQLARDRGGPEISGQLLVCPVTDCSFDRPSYNDNAIGYFLTRSLMYWFWDLYCSPADRTDPRVSPLRGKVAGLPPAFVATCEFDPLRDEGIAYAEAMAAAGVPVEQLKAHGHFHSSFTMVDVVITSVQGRVQMAQALRRFAGLPPEVRSGDEAGHGHASPAHKIAAAAS is encoded by the coding sequence ATGCCTGAAGCGATGGTCGCCACACGTGAGTCCAGGGCGGGTGGAACGCCCCAGCAGGTCGATGTTGCCGTGGTCGGCGCGGGATTTGCCGGTCTTTATCTGCTCCATCGCCTGCGCAAGGCCGGCCTGTCGGCCGTCGCGCTCGAAGAAGCAGGCGACGTCGGCGGCACCTGGTACTGGAACCGCTATCCCGGCGCGCGCTGCGATATCCAGACCATCGATTACAGCTACACCTTCGATCCGGAACTCGAGGACTCCTGGACCTGGTCGGAGAAATACGCGACCCAGCCCGAGATCCTGCGCTATCTCGGCTTCGTCGCCGACCGCTATGATCTCAGGCGCGACATCCGCTTCAAGACCAAGGTCACCGAAGCCAGATGGGACGAAGCGGCCGAGCGCTGGCTCATCACCACCGACAATGGCGCGCCGGTCTCCTGTCGCCATTACATCATGGCCACCGGCTGCCTTTCCGCGCCAAAGCCGCCGGAGATCGAAGGCGTCAAGGATTTCGGGGGCGAGATCTATTTCACCGGGCGCTGGCCGCATAGCGGCGTCAACCTCGCCGGAAAGCGCGTCGCCGTGATCGGCACGGGTTCGTCAGGCATTCAATCGATCCCGTTGATCGCCGAACAGGCCGCGCATCTGACCGTGTTCCAGCGCACGCCGAATTTCGCGCTGCCTGCCCACAACGGCCCGGCGCCGGACGACCGCATGAACCTGCTGCGCGAAGATCGCGCGGCGTATCGCCAGCAGGCACGCCAGTCGATGGCGGGCGTGCCCTATCCGCAGCAGACGGCCGTCAGCTGGCAATTGAGCGATGCCGAGCGTCGCGAGCGGTTCGAACGCGCCTGGGCGGCCGGCGACCTCGTCCACATCCTGACGCAGCTCTGGGCCGACCAGGCCGTCGACGTCGACGGCAACAAGATCGTCCAGGATCTGATCCGCGAGAAGATCCGCGCCACCGTCAGGGATCCCGAAACGGCCGCGGCGCTCATGCCGGACGATCATCCGTTCGGCGCAAAGCGTCCCTGCCTCGACACCAATTACTACGCAACCTACAACCGGCCCAACGTCACGTTGGTCAATCTGCGCCAGGAGCCGATCAAGGCGATCACCGCAAGCGGCATCACCACGTCCAGGCGCGATGTCGATGTCGACGTCATCGTGTTCGCGACCGGCTTCGACGCCATGACCGGCGCGATCCGCGCCGTGCATCCGATCACCGGACGTGGCGGCAAGTCGCTCTCCGATGTCTGGGCGCATGGGCCGCAGAGCTATCTCGGGCTCACGGTCGAAGGCTTCCCGAACTTCTTCATGATCACCGGCCCCGGCAGCCCGTCGGTGCTGTCGAACATGGCGGTGTCGATCGAGCAGCATGTCGACTGGGTCGTCGATCGCCTCGCAGCCTTGCGCGATGCCGGCTTCACCACGATCGAGCCGACCGAGACGGCGCAGGCCGGCTGGAACAGGCATATGGCCGACTGCGCGATGCTGACGCTGCACCGGCTCGCCAACACTTGGTACACGGGCGCCAACGTGCCCGGCAAGGTTCAGGCCCTGATGCCCTATACCGGCGGCGTCGGCCCCTATCGCAGCATCTGCGACGATGTCGTCAGCCGCGGCATGCTCGGTTTCAAGCTGACAGGTCCCAACGTCGCCGCGCAATGCAATGACGGCGAGGTGGTGCGGCTGCAGCCCGACGTGCGGCTGGTGCTGAACCTGCTGGCGTCGCTGAACCTGCCGCCGATCGAGTCGATGGGTGCGGCAGGCGCGCGCGCCTTCGTCAACGAGTTCAACAAAAGCCGGCCCGCGGGGCGGCCGATCGGCGAGATCGTCGACGGCACGCTGCCCGGCGCCGACGGCCCGCTGCCTTACCGCGTCTACAAGCCGGCAACGCCGGGGCCGCATCCGGTCGTGGTCTATTTCCACGGCGGCGGCTGGGTGCTCGGCGACGAGCAGTCCGACGAGCCGTTCTGCCGCGACATGGTGCGGCGGACCGGCATGATGTTCGTCAGCGTCGGCTATCGCCACGCGCCGGAGCATCGCTTCCCGGCGGCGGCCGAGGACGGCTATGCGGCGACACGCTGGATCTCCGAGCATCTCGCCGAGCTCGGCGGCATGCAGGGACCGGTGCTGGTCGCCGGCTGGAGCGCCGGCGGCAACATCGCCGCGGTCACCTGTCAGCTCGCGCGCGATCGCGGCGGGCCCGAGATATCAGGCCAGCTGCTGGTGTGCCCGGTCACCGACTGCAGCTTCGACCGGCCCTCCTACAACGACAATGCGATCGGTTACTTCCTGACGCGTTCACTGATGTACTGGTTCTGGGACCTCTACTGCTCGCCAGCCGATCGCACCGATCCGCGCGTCTCGCCGCTGCGCGGCAAGGTCGCCGGCCTGCCGCCGGCCTTCGTCGCCACCTGCGAGTTCGATCCGCTGCGCGACGAAGGCATCGCCTATGCCGAGGCGATGGCGGCCGCCGGCGTCCCGGTCGAGCAGCTCAAGGCGCACGGTCATTTCCATTCGTCCTTTACGATGGTCGACGTGGTGATCACCAGCGTCCAGGGCCGGGTGCAGATGGCGCAGGCCCTGCGGCGCTTCGCTGGGCTTCCGCCGGAGGTCAGAAGCGGCGACGAGGCCGGCCACGGCCATGCCAGCCCCGCACATAAAATCGCAGCGGCGGCGAGTTAA
- a CDS encoding carboxylesterase/lipase family protein — MRCLFALIAAFALLCTGRALAQPVGQFPFALTREGQMLGAVEGEVASFKGLAYAAPPVGSLRWRSPQALPESSEMSMAYDYAAPCLQPSIPVAREDCLTLNVFRPFGVDGPLPVMVFIHGGGFVAGTANDPLFDGARLAQAGLIVVTVNYRLGALGWLRLPALSEDGSGNFGLMDQITALRWVHDNVAAFGGDANNVTLFGNGAGATSIALLMLCAQSRDLFQKAILQSIPARARLPSSQEAEAAGLKFAAALGRQVDLRSVEPARLLAAERRLLDKSPRSFAPAMDESLVKEEIAAGFAAGHESRIPLIIGSNDDETRFDSELEVKEALSSSGDSVEALRKLYPDATRASDIAASFYTDKAFSEPVRLLARLHAATGAPTFRYRFAYVPEGRRGNADEGHGRELQFIFGAEGVPGAGIFSRRDREVANRLRAYWINFARSGDPNGAELPHWDAVADRDHLLLVTNDRIASGDDPWIERLDRLAGENKK, encoded by the coding sequence ATGCGGTGCCTGTTTGCGCTCATTGCGGCCTTTGCATTGCTTTGCACCGGTCGGGCCCTGGCCCAGCCGGTTGGACAATTTCCATTTGCATTGACCCGCGAAGGCCAGATGCTTGGCGCCGTCGAGGGCGAAGTGGCCTCGTTCAAGGGGCTTGCCTATGCAGCGCCGCCGGTCGGCAGCCTGCGCTGGCGTTCGCCGCAGGCCTTGCCCGAGAGTTCGGAGATGAGCATGGCCTACGACTATGCCGCGCCTTGTCTCCAGCCGTCGATACCGGTCGCGCGCGAGGATTGCCTCACACTCAACGTGTTTCGCCCCTTCGGCGTCGACGGCCCGCTCCCGGTGATGGTGTTCATCCATGGCGGCGGCTTCGTCGCCGGCACCGCCAACGATCCGTTGTTCGACGGCGCAAGGCTTGCGCAGGCCGGACTCATCGTGGTCACCGTGAATTATCGCCTGGGGGCGCTCGGCTGGCTCAGGCTTCCCGCACTGTCGGAAGACGGCTCGGGCAATTTCGGCCTGATGGACCAGATCACGGCGCTGCGCTGGGTGCACGACAACGTCGCGGCCTTCGGCGGCGATGCGAACAACGTGACGCTGTTCGGCAACGGCGCCGGCGCGACATCGATCGCGCTCCTGATGCTGTGTGCGCAATCGCGCGATCTGTTCCAGAAGGCCATTCTGCAATCCATCCCCGCCCGCGCGCGCCTGCCGTCGTCACAGGAAGCGGAGGCCGCGGGCCTGAAATTTGCTGCCGCGCTCGGCCGGCAAGTGGATTTGCGCTCGGTCGAACCGGCGCGGCTGCTTGCTGCTGAACGGCGACTTCTGGACAAATCGCCGCGCAGCTTTGCGCCGGCGATGGATGAAAGCCTGGTGAAGGAAGAGATCGCCGCGGGATTCGCGGCAGGGCATGAGAGCCGCATTCCCCTGATCATCGGCTCGAACGACGACGAGACCCGCTTCGATAGCGAGCTCGAGGTCAAGGAGGCGCTATCGTCTTCCGGCGACAGCGTCGAGGCGTTGCGCAAGCTCTATCCCGACGCCACCAGGGCTTCAGACATTGCGGCCAGCTTCTACACCGACAAGGCTTTCTCCGAGCCGGTGCGATTGCTCGCCCGGCTTCATGCCGCGACCGGTGCGCCGACTTTCCGCTATCGCTTTGCCTATGTGCCGGAAGGGCGGCGCGGCAATGCTGACGAAGGCCACGGGCGCGAGTTGCAGTTCATCTTCGGCGCAGAGGGTGTCCCCGGCGCGGGCATCTTCTCGCGGCGCGATCGCGAGGTCGCAAACCGCCTGCGGGCCTACTGGATCAACTTCGCCAGGAGCGGCGATCCCAACGGCGCCGAGCTGCCGCATTGGGATGCGGTCGCAGACCGCGACCATCTGCTGCTGGTCACGAATGATCGCATCGCGAGCGGTGACGATCCATGGATAGAGCGTCTGGACCGGCTCGCAGGCGAGAACAAGAAATGA